TTGAAGCCAATGGACATTTTTTGTGGCGACACCAGCGGGCAGAAGGTTTACTGACGCGCTTGCGTGAACATGTGACACAGCGCGTATTTTTACATTATCCCCAATGGCATGATTTGGACGCAACTCAATTGGCTCAACGGGTTGCCGAGCAGTACAATTTATCCCGTAGTGGGGTGACTCGCGCATTACGTAATGAGCCGCTGCGCGACGAAATGGATTTTACTCAACGTATTCAATTGTTGTCTCAGATTAAGAAACACTTATGAATTCATCATTAAATGAAACCACCCTCGCCCAAGCCAGTCAGCTTATTCAACGCATTCGTGCTGAAATTGCCCGCGCTGTAGTTGGTCAAAATGAGGTGGTGGATCAAACTTTAGTGGCTTTGTTGGCTGCGGGGCATGTTTTGATTGAAGGGGTGCCGGGTTTAGGTAAGACATTACTGGTACAAGCTCTTGCCAAAACATTTGAAGGACGTTTTACTCGTATTCAATTTACGCCTGATTTGATGCCTAGTGATATTACAGGTCATGCGTTATATGACATGAAAACCGAAGAATTTCGGGTGCGACGCGGCCCTGTTTTTACCCATTTATTGTTAGCAGATGAGATCAATCGCGCTCCGGCCAAAAGTCAAGCGGCGTTATTAGAAGTCATGCAAGAACAGCAAGTGAGTATTGAAGGGCGTGCGTTTCCTGTGCCGCAGCCGTTTATGGTGCTGGCCACGCAAAATCCAGTGGAACAAGAAGGCACTTATCCCTTGCCCGAAGCGCAATTGGATCGATTTTTGTTAAAAATTCGGATTGATTACCCGACCTTAGCTGAAGAAGTACAATTGGTAAAACAAGTGACCTCAGCCAAAACAGGGCAGCAATTGGATGTCAGTGCGGTGAATGGTTTGTTGAAACCAGAGCAAATGCAGCAATTACAAAAAATTGTTTCTGTTTTGCATGTAGAAGATGTGGTTTACGATTATGCGGTGCGTTTGGTGAGTCATACACGAAAATGGCCGGGGATTAGTTTAGGCGCGGGCCACGGGGAGGAATTGCCTTGGTTCGGGCGGCACGGGCGATGGCTTTATTATCGGAGCGGGATTTTGTTTTACCAGAAGATGTAAAACGTATTGCTTTAGCCACGTTACGCCATCGCATTACTTTATCGCCAGAAATGGAAATCGAAGGACATGATTGTGACACAGTGTTGACGGATTTATTGAATAAAATCGAAGCCCCACGTGGGGGAAATTAATTAACCAGATTCATTCCAAAATCTGTAAATTCTATTTCAAGCACAATAGTGCAGTTCAAAATACCATTTTAAAATAAACGCCGCAATGGCTGGCGCATTATTTAAATCTAAAACAGGTAATGTCGTTTCTCTATTCAAAGCAGAATCGCAGGCAATGGCAATAATAGACTCATCACTAGGGAACATTAAAGGATGACCCAAACTTGGGCGATATAATTCTAATTTAGGAAAAGATTCGTGTTTAAATCCTTCTACTAAAATAAAATCTAATTGTTGTTGTTTTAAATGCGGTAATAATTCGTTTAAGCGCGGTTCATCGTCATGCCCCGTTTCCGCCATCAATACCCAGCGTTGGCGAGAAGCCACTAAAACTTGATCTGCGCCGCCTTCATGGCGCAAACGATAACTGTCTTTACCGGGCTGATCGATTTCAAATTGATGATGGGCATGTTTAATGACGGCAATGCGCAAGCCTTGTTGTTTTAATAAAGGCAATAATTTTAACAATAAAGTAGTCTTTCCCGTGCCACTATAAGCAGCAATACCAAATACAGGAATAGTTGTGGATAAATGAGGAGATAAATTCATGGTAATGGGTTGCTTATTTTTCTTAAAATAGACGCATGATCTTCTGGTGTATTAATATTTAAAAACACATCTGCGTCAGAACAAACCGCAATCGCCATGCGATGCTGTTGATAAAACCGATCAATTTTTCGCGCGCCTGTCTGCAAATAACGCAATAAACTGTCTTTTAATTCTCGTTTTAATAGCGCAAAAACAGGCTGTATCCGTTCGCCATGACTGGCCACGCTTAAATCGGCATTTTGTTGGTGCAAATTTTCCCATAAAGAAAAAATTAATTCTGCTGAAATTAAAGGCGAATCGCAAGGCGTAAATAACACATAATCTGTTTTAGCATAAGTTAAACCCGTCAACATGCCTGCCAATGGCCCCTCAAAACGCTGATCAAATTCCCCCCATCCCATCGCATCAGAAATCACAGGACAGCCCGTTAATTCGGCATAGCGTTCTTGATGGCGATTAGCACTGATAAAAACATGGGGAATGAGCGCGCATAATAACGCACTGCTATAACAAATCATGGGTTTGTCATTTAATGCCAATAAGCCTTTATCTATACCGCCCATGCGTTGCCCTTGCCCGCCTGCTAAAATAACGGCACTCAACGTATTTTTATCAAAGGGATAATTTAATGTTAATTCATTCATGATTGACGTGATATATTTTTGGTAAAAAAACTTTAAATTCACTGCCTTGATTGACTTCACTGCGCACTTGAATATCCCCACCCAATAATAAACAGAATTGCCGACTTAATACTAAGCCTAATCCCGTGCCGCCATATTGCCGACTGGTGTTATCATTAGCCTGCACATATTTTTGAAATAAACGCGCTAATTGCTGTTCATTCATGCCAATTCCTGTGTCCATTACAGCGAATTCAATTTCATTTTTTTCTAGCGCATATTGTACGGATAAGCGAATTTGTCCTTGTTGTGTAAATTTACAGGCATTACTCAATAAATTTAATAAAATTTGTTTTAACTTAATATCATCCGTTCGCATTTTTTCATCGCCACAATTCATATCGATGAATAATTGGTTATTATTTTTCTGCACTAAAGGCTCAATCGTCGCCACCATATCTTGTATCAAAGAAGCAAGGGTAAATTCAACGCAATTCACCGTCATTTTATGGGCTTCTAATTTAGATAAATCTAACACATCATTAATTAAACCCAATAAATATTTACTGGCAGAGGTAATTTTATCTAAATCCTCCATTCCCGTGCGATCTTGCGTATCTTCGGCCAACATTTCACTATAACCAATAATCGCATTTAAAGGCGTACGCAATTCATGGGTCATATTCGCCAAAAATTCAGCTTTCGCTTGTGCAATGCGTTCTGCGGATTCTTTAGCGTGCTGCATTTCGCTAATGTCCTCCACACTGCCGACATAGCCTACCCGCTCGCCATTTTCGCTCAATAAAGGCGTGGCCATTTTATGCAACCATAGGATTTCTCCATTAGTACGAATAATGCGAAATTTACAAGAAAATTGCGCTCCATTATCATTTAAACGATGTAAATAATTATCCCAATGATTCAGCACAAAATCCGCATCTTCTGGATGCAAACAGGTTTGCCAATTTACGCCTAAACTATTCGCTTCTAATAAACAAAAAAGATGCTGCCATTGTTGATTGGTATAAACATAATAACCCTGCAAATCCGTTTGAAAAATTCCCACAGGAGAATAAATTGCCAATAAACGAAATCGTTGTTCACTGGCTTCTAAAACATGAATTAATTTCTCGCGTTCTTTTAATAAAATTCGAGTTTGCAAATGGGTTTTAACGCGAGCGCACACTTCCTCTTGATGAAAAGGTTTGGTAATGTAATCGACTGCACCCACTTGAAATCCTTGCACTAAATCTTCGGTATCGGTTTTAGCGGTAATAAAAATAACGGGAATATCCGCCGTTTTTGGATTGGCTTTTAACTGCGCACAGGTGGTAAAGCCGTCAATACCACCGGGCATCATCACATCTAATAAAATTAAATCAGGTGCCGCTTTCTCTGCAATTTGCAAAGCCCGCTCACCGCTTTTAGCAAAAAATAATTTATATCCTTCGGGTGCTAATACTTTATGCAGCACGTCAATATTGGCAGGTGTATCATCCACCATTAATACTTTTGCTTCAGATAAGTTAATCGTTAAATTAGGCATGTTGAATCTGCTCCAACATGGTAATAATTTCATCGATATTATAATCTGCTAATTGCTGTTGAAAATAATCCGCTAATTGCTGATATTCTACCCGTCCTTGACGCAATTCGAGCAATAAATTTTCTAATTCTGTTAAATCATTCAATTCAGCCGCATCCCGTAAACGTTGATATAATGAATTATCTAATTTAAGATTTTCTATGGCTAATGAGAAAGGGGATTTTGTGCTATTTTCTTGGGGTAAATTTTCCACATATTCAAACTGTACTTTTAAGAAACGATTTAAACATTGATAAATCGCTTCAAAACGAAATGGCTTGGCTAAAAAATCTTCAAATCCCGCATCTAATAACGGTTGAATTTGTTGCCGTAATGGCGAGGCAGAAATCGCAATGCAAATCGGTCTTTTATCAACAAAGCGCGGATCGGTGCGCAGAATTTTAATGGTTTCAAATCCGTCCATAATAGGCATTCTAATATCCATAAATACCAAATCCATGGGGTTTTCTAATAAAATCATTAGGGCTTCTTGTCCATTTTCAGCTTCTAAAACATGGCTGCCTAATTCTTTTAACATTTGCGATAAAATGGTGCGATTTTCTTGCACATCATCCACCACCAACCAGCAATTCTCAATTTAAACCCTTACAACCAACAATGTTTTTATAACTGATTGAAAGTAAAGATGATGAACAAACTCGAAGCATTTTTCCAAAAAAATCAGCACTATTTTTTTGACTACCTGATTGGTCGAATAATAGAAATGTCTGAAAATTTGTCTGATAGTCGTAAGACTAAAACAGCGAACAACCTTAAATATAGCATGAGTGATGCTTTTTTGAGTGCTTTTTCTGTTTTTTTCACACAAAGCTCTTCTTTTCTCGATTATCAAACTCGAATGGAAAAAGCACACGGGAAAAATAACGCCCAAAGTATTTTTGGCATACATAAAATCCCCAGTATGAATCAAATTCGTAATTTACTGGATACTGTTCCTGAAACCGAAATTTATCCACTATTTTTTGAGCTTAATCAATTTCTCTATGATAATGGTTTTTTACAAAACTTCATGAGTAAAAACAATGGATTATTTATTGCTTTGGATGGCACTGATTTTTTCAGTTCTCAAAAGATTTCTTGTCCATGTTGTTTAAAAAAAGATTTGGTTAACGGTAAAGTTTTATATCGACATAGTGCATTAACTCCCGTTATCGTTGCACATGGACAGTCCCGCGTGATACCGCTGCCGCCTGAATTTATTCAGGCACAAGATGGCGCAGAAAAACAAGATTGCGAAATTAATGCGGCAAAACGTTGGTTGGACAACTGGGGTAAATATTACAGCTTGTGGCAAGCCACTTTGTTAGGGGATGATTTGTTTGCGCATCAGCCTTTTTTTGAAAAAGCCATTGCGCAAGGCTTTGATATTATTACTTCTTGCAAGCCAAACTCTCATCAAACAACTCATGAGTGGCTGTCTGAATTTGAGCAAATGAACAAAATACAGTCGCTACAAACCCATCATAAACACGGAAAACAACGAACAACCCGACATTATCGTTACATGAATCAAGTTCCTTTGCGTGATGGTAACGATGCGTTAATGGTTAATTGGTTCGAGTTGGTAGAAATTGATGGACAAGGGAAGCAAAAATACAAAAATAGCTGGATAACCACCCATAAAATAACAGAAAAAAACCTTGCAGAACTGACAGATGCAGCGAGAGCGCGTTGGAAAATAGAAAATGAAAACAACAATATTCTAAAGAATAACGGCTATCATTTTGAGCATAACTTTGGTCATGGTAAGCAACACTTATCTAACTTACTGGCTACGTTGATTTTATTGGCTTATTTAACGCATACGATGCTAGAATACTTGGATGAGACCTATGAAAAAGTACGTCTTTTGTGTCCATCAAGACGCACATTTTTTGAGCAGTTACGCACCCTGATGCAATATTTAGTATTCGATAGTTGGCAGCATTTGACCGATTTTATGCTTGAAGCCCTCTCTAGGCGTAATTCTTGAGTTGCTTGGTAGGGTTTAAATTGAGAATTGCTGACCACCAACGCATTGACTTGACACGTCGATTTTAAGCGGGCATATAGGGCTTGATCAGAGCGTTTTTCCACAAATCCCGTCCCCTTAGGTAGAGGTAAACATAAGGTAAAGCAAGCCCCTTGATTCGCCTTAGAAAACACCCGAATTTCCCCTCCCATTAGCTCAACTTGACGACGACTAATCGCCAGCCCTAAGCCTGTGCCACCTTTCTCTAAACCACTTTGTGCTTGGTGAAAAGGCTCAAAAATAGTGTCTTGCTCTCCTTCACTAATGCCTGGCCCCGTATCAATTACGTCGAATTGATAATAATCATTTTCGAGCATATTAACACGTAAAATAATACTACCTTGTTCTGTAAATTTAACTGCATTTCCTAATAAATTAATCAAAACTTGCCTTAGTTTAATCTGGTCTGCATAAACCAACATATTTTCAGGAATTTCATGCTCAACCCACCACGCTAAATTTTTTTGTTCACAGCGAATTTTAAACATTGCAGAAATATCTTCGATTAATTCTTTTAAATAAAAATTCTCAGGACGCAATAGCATTGCCCCCGCTTCTATTTTAGAAATATCCAAAATATCATTAATCAGTCCTAATAGATGATCGCCACTATTTTGAATAATTTTTAAAGCCTGATGTTGTTCTGGATTTAAATTAGAATGGCGTTGTAAAATTTGCGTATAGCCTAACATGGCATTCATGGGTGTGCGAATTTCATGCGACATATTGGCTAAAAAAATACTTTTGGCTTTATTCGCTGCTAAAGCCTGATCCCGCGCTTCTTGCAATTCGCTGGTGCGTAATAACACCATTTCTGCCAAATGATCTCGATAAGCGGCTAATTTTAAATCACGGGCTTCGATTTGTGCCAACATATCGTTAAAACCATCGATTAAACGCCCTAATTCATCTTCGCTGTTTTTTTCACTTCTCAACGCATAATCTTTATTTCGAGTCACTTCTTTTATGGTATTTAATAATTTATCTAAAGGTTGGGTAATAATTCGTTGTAACCGCGATCCCATAAAAAAAGCTAAAATCAACGATAATAACATGGCCGATAAAACAATAATTCCCCCCCACCACAAACGCACTTTTAAAGCCTCTAAATCAGAACGTAAGAAAACCACACCAATAAACTCGTTTTCAAAATAAATTTTTTTAAAAATATTAAGGTGATCACGGTGAAAATAATAACCCATTTTCACATTATCTTGACTGATGTCCTCTTCAAATTGTTCATCCAGTTGTGTCAGGGATAAATAAGAAATTAAAAACTCGTTTTTGGGATGGCGATAATAGCTGGCAAATAACTGACCATTCGCCGAAAAGATATGGGCTTGAACAATATGTGGATTGGCTTTAATAGCCGTCATATTTTCTTCGCTGGCGCGGGGATCATTAAATAATAAAGCCGCCATGCTATTTAAACTGACTAATTCGGCTAATATCAACATATCAGCCACCATCGTGCGTCGTTGACTGTATAATTCGTTTAATAAAAAAGCCGTAGCCGTTAATAACAATACGGCTGCACTGGTCATTAAAATAATAACGCTCAATTTATCTTTAATAGAGCGATGACGAAATAATAACATGAACACGATTATTGGCTTCTTTTTTCTTCAATTAAGCGAGCAAGAGACAGTAAACGAGAACTAATTCTTAATTGTGTCCGTTGTGCCGCGTCAATATTTATTTCTAACATAATGCGCCCTTGATAATTAATTAAATTAACCAAACCGCCCGCACTGGCAAAATCAGGTGTATCGCCCACCGTTAAAATAGGATAATTGGCAGTGGCTTCTAAAATAGAATTTAACTCCTCTTTTTTAGAGGCATCAATGAATAATAAGTGACATGTTTTTATTTCAAAAAAGGCAATGTTTTTTCTGATAATTAACTCACGTCCACGCACTGTTTTTTCTCGAATATTATCTAATGCAGTACCAAAAGAATCGTTACCAAAAAAACAAAAGTAAAGGGGTTCAGGTTTAGGCATAGGCTCATCTGGCCATTCAATAAAACGTACTAAATTAAGTAAAAAAGTAGATTTTAGAAAATAGTCATCCGATACCTGAGAAATGCTAGAGGGTTCGGGAAGTTCTAAGGCATGAATAGGTAGGGAAAACAATAAAAATAATCCCCATACCAATCCGTTAAAATAAGTGATATAAATAGACATTTTTTGCTGTTTCTGACCTTTGTTTTTATCGTCTGAAAATAATTTATTTCAAATGTCAGCCTCGATACAGCGTAAATAGGCTTGTTCTAAATTATTCGTCGCAAATTGTTGGCAGCATTCCGCAGGCGTTCCAATAAATCGCAATTCTCCTTGATGTAAAATGCCCATGCGATCACACAAAATCTCTACATCAGCCAATAAATGAGCACTAAAAAATAAAGTGGTTTTTTTTTCTGCTTTTTGTTTTAATAAAAAACGTTTTAAATAAGCGCGTGCTTTAGGGTCTAATCCGCTCATGGGTTCATCTAAAATCAACAATTGGCAATTCTGCAAAAAACAAGACATTAATGCTAATTTTTGCGCCATACCTTTGGAATAATGGCGAATCGGCTTTGTTAAAAATTCATCAGGAAAATCTAAATATTGGCATAATGTGCTAATATGATCTTTTTGATATAAAGTGTCACGCAATTGGCTAATATGTTGCAAAAAAGATTGACCCGTTAAAAACCAAGGTGGCATAAATTGTTCGGGTAAAAAAGCCACAGATTGACGCGCTGTAGGATGGGTGTGGGTTTGGTGGTTAATGGCAATATAACCCGCGTCAATATGGCAGAAATCTAAAATGCTTTTTAATAAAGTGGTTTTACCTGCGCCATTCACGCCAATTAAACCAAAGTACTCGCCCGAATTAAGGCTAAAAGAAATCTGATTTAATACAGTTTGTTTTTGGTAGGTTTTGCACAGTTTTTCAACTTGAAGTATCGACATCATCATCACATTATAAACAGTAATCACTATTGTCGATCAGTGTAGCATTTTTTATGGTCAAATTTCTATCTTTTATCCGAATCCTTGATCGTATCATTGAGGATTTTTGTATTGTTATGGGGTTTTTTC
This is a stretch of genomic DNA from Thioflexithrix psekupsensis. It encodes these proteins:
- the mobA gene encoding molybdenum cofactor guanylyltransferase MobA, encoding MNELTLNYPFDKNTLSAVILAGGQGQRMGGIDKGLLALNDKPMICYSSALLCALIPHVFISANRHQERYAELTGCPVISDAMGWGEFDQRFEGPLAGMLTGLTYAKTDYVLFTPCDSPLISAELIFSLWENLHQQNADLSVASHGERIQPVFALLKRELKDSLLRYLQTGARKIDRFYQQHRMAIAVCSDADVFLNINTPEDHASILRKISNPLP
- a CDS encoding ABC transporter ATP-binding protein, which encodes MMMSILQVEKLCKTYQKQTVLNQISFSLNSGEYFGLIGVNGAGKTTLLKSILDFCHIDAGYIAINHQTHTHPTARQSVAFLPEQFMPPWFLTGQSFLQHISQLRDTLYQKDHISTLCQYLDFPDEFLTKPIRHYSKGMAQKLALMSCFLQNCQLLILDEPMSGLDPKARAYLKRFLLKQKAEKKTTLFFSAHLLADVEILCDRMGILHQGELRFIGTPAECCQQFATNNLEQAYLRCIEADI
- a CDS encoding response regulator, whose translation is MPNLTINLSEAKVLMVDDTPANIDVLHKVLAPEGYKLFFAKSGERALQIAEKAAPDLILLDVMMPGGIDGFTTCAQLKANPKTADIPVIFITAKTDTEDLVQGFQVGAVDYITKPFHQEEVCARVKTHLQTRILLKEREKLIHVLEASEQRFRLLAIYSPVGIFQTDLQGYYVYTNQQWQHLFCLLEANSLGVNWQTCLHPEDADFVLNHWDNYLHRLNDNGAQFSCKFRIIRTNGEILWLHKMATPLLSENGERVGYVGSVEDISEMQHAKESAERIAQAKAEFLANMTHELRTPLNAIIGYSEMLAEDTQDRTGMEDLDKITSASKYLLGLINDVLDLSKLEAHKMTVNCVEFTLASLIQDMVATIEPLVQKNNNQLFIDMNCGDEKMRTDDIKLKQILLNLLSNACKFTQQGQIRLSVQYALEKNEIEFAVMDTGIGMNEQQLARLFQKYVQANDNTSRQYGGTGLGLVLSRQFCLLLGGDIQVRSEVNQGSEFKVFLPKIYHVNHE
- a CDS encoding response regulator, which encodes MVDDVQENRTILSQMLKELGSHVLEAENGQEALMILLENPMDLVFMDIRMPIMDGFETIKILRTDPRFVDKRPICIAISASPLRQQIQPLLDAGFEDFLAKPFRFEAIYQCLNRFLKVQFEYVENLPQENSTKSPFSLAIENLKLDNSLYQRLRDAAELNDLTELENLLLELRQGRVEYQQLADYFQQQLADYNIDEIITMLEQIQHA
- a CDS encoding YfiR family protein → MSIYITYFNGLVWGLFLLFSLPIHALELPEPSSISQVSDDYFLKSTFLLNLVRFIEWPDEPMPKPEPLYFCFFGNDSFGTALDNIREKTVRGRELIIRKNIAFFEIKTCHLLFIDASKKEELNSILEATANYPILTVGDTPDFASAGGLVNLINYQGRIMLEINIDAAQRTQLRISSRLLSLARLIEEKRSQ
- a CDS encoding AAA family ATPase translates to MNSSLNETTLAQASQLIQRIRAEIARAVVGQNEVVDQTLVALLAAGHVLIEGVPGLGKTLLVQALAKTFEGRFTRIQFTPDLMPSDITGHALYDMKTEEFRVRRGPVFTHLLLADEINRAPAKSQAALLEVMQEQQVSIEGRAFPVPQPFMVLATQNPVEQEGTYPLPEAQLDRFLLKIRIDYPTLAEEVQLVKQVTSAKTGQQLDVSAVNGLLKPEQMQQLQKIVSVLHVEDVVYDYAVRLVSHTRKWPGISLGAGHGEELPWFGRHGRWLYYRSGILFYQKM
- a CDS encoding ATP-binding protein, yielding MLLFRHRSIKDKLSVIILMTSAAVLLLTATAFLLNELYSQRRTMVADMLILAELVSLNSMAALLFNDPRASEENMTAIKANPHIVQAHIFSANGQLFASYYRHPKNEFLISYLSLTQLDEQFEEDISQDNVKMGYYFHRDHLNIFKKIYFENEFIGVVFLRSDLEALKVRLWWGGIIVLSAMLLSLILAFFMGSRLQRIITQPLDKLLNTIKEVTRNKDYALRSEKNSEDELGRLIDGFNDMLAQIEARDLKLAAYRDHLAEMVLLRTSELQEARDQALAANKAKSIFLANMSHEIRTPMNAMLGYTQILQRHSNLNPEQHQALKIIQNSGDHLLGLINDILDISKIEAGAMLLRPENFYLKELIEDISAMFKIRCEQKNLAWWVEHEIPENMLVYADQIKLRQVLINLLGNAVKFTEQGSIILRVNMLENDYYQFDVIDTGPGISEGEQDTIFEPFHQAQSGLEKGGTGLGLAISRRQVELMGGEIRVFSKANQGACFTLCLPLPKGTGFVEKRSDQALYARLKSTCQVNALVVSNSQFKPYQATQELRLERASSIKSVKCCQLSNTKYCIRVRNCSKNVRLDGHKRRTFS
- the mobB gene encoding molybdopterin-guanine dinucleotide biosynthesis protein B, with product MNLSPHLSTTIPVFGIAAYSGTGKTTLLLKLLPLLKQQGLRIAVIKHAHHQFEIDQPGKDSYRLRHEGGADQVLVASRQRWVLMAETGHDDEPRLNELLPHLKQQQLDFILVEGFKHESFPKLELYRPSLGHPLMFPSDESIIAIACDSALNRETTLPVLDLNNAPAIAAFILKWYFELHYCA